In Neomonachus schauinslandi chromosome 6, ASM220157v2, whole genome shotgun sequence, a genomic segment contains:
- the KLHDC8A gene encoding kelch domain-containing protein 8A: protein MEVPNVKDFQWKRLAPLPSRRVYCSLLESGGQVYAIGGCDDSGIPMDCFEVYSPEADQWTALPPLPTARAGVAAIALGKRIMVIGGVGASQLPLKVVEMYNIDEGKWKKRSVLREAAMGISVTAKDCRVYAAGGMGLDLRPHNHLQHYDMLKDMWVSLAPMPTPRYAATSFLQGSKIYVLGGRQSKYAVNAFEVFDIETRSWTKFPNIPCKRAFSSFVTLDDRLYSLGGLRQGRLYRQPKFLRTMDVFDMEQGGWLKMERSFFLKKRRADFVAGSLSGRVIVAGGLGNQPTVLETAEAFHPGKSKWEVLPTMPTPRCACSSIVVKNCLLAVGGVNQGLSAAVEALCVSDS, encoded by the exons ATGGAGGTGCCTAACGTCAAGGACTTCCAGTGGAAGCGCCTGGCGCCGCTGCCCAGCCGCCGGGTCTACTGCTCCCTGCTGGAGAGCGGGGGGCAGGTCTATGCCATCGGGGGATGTGACGACAGCGGCATCCCCATGGACTGCTTTGAGGTCTACTCCCCCGAGGCCGACCAGTGGACCGCCCTGCCCCCCCTGCCCACAGCCCGGGCCGGGGTGGCCGCCATCGCCCTGGGGAAGCGGATCATGGTGATCGGGGGTGTGGGCGCCAGTCAGCTGCCCCTGAAGGTCGTGGAGATGTACAACATCGATGAGGGCAAGTGGAAGAAGAGGAGCGTGCTGCGCGAGGCCGCCATGGGCATTTCTGTAACGGCCAAAG ATTGCCGAGTGTACGCAGCAGGCGGGATGGGCCTAGATCTCCGTCCGCACAACCACCTCCAGCACTATGACATGCTCAAGGACATGTGGGTATCACTAGCACCCATGCCCACCCCGAGATATGCTGCCACCTCCTTCCTCCAAGGCTCCAAGATCTATGTGCTGG GGGGACGACAGTCCAAGTATGCAGTCAATGCCTTTGAGGTCTTTGACATCGAGACTCGCTCCTGGACCAAGTTCCCCAACATTCCCTGCAAGCGGGCCTTCTCCAGCTTTGTGACCCTGGATGACCGCCTCTACAGCCTGGGGGGCCTGAGGCAGGGTCGGCTGTACCGGCAGCCCAAGTTCCTCCGGACCATGGACGTGTTCGACATGGAACAGG GGGGCTGGCTGAAGATGGAACGCTCGTTCTTCCTCAAGAAGCGGCGGGCGGACTTTGTGGCCGGCTCTCTGAGTGGACGGGTCATAGTGGCTGGAGGACTCG GGAACCAACCCACGGTCCTGGAGACGGCAGAGGCGTTCCACCCCGGGAAGAGCAAGTGGGAGGTCCTCCCCACCATGCCCACGCCCCGCTGTGCCTGCTCCAGCATAGTTGTCAAGAACTGCCTCCTGGCTGTGGGGGGCGTCAACCAGGGTCTGAGCGCCGCGGTGGAAGCGCTGTGTGTCTCTGACTCCTAG